The window AGACAGGTGGCATGAGATGAAATATTGTTACCATGGTTTTGCCAGATTGGTGACAAAAACCAAGAAAACCATAGCACCTGCCTTGTTGCTATTTAATGGTTTAACAGGTGGCAATTCCTCATTGTTCACCTCTTGGATTGTTTCCAGTATTCGGGGAATTGGCATATTAACCCCCCATTCACTTCAAAGACTTTTGTCTATTTTTCACTACCAAGTTaagatttgaaatgaaatcACTTATTTGATACTAAGGTCATAAGAAGATGATTTCCTGTTTATGTAAAATTGTGCATTATGGGGTTCTGAGGTGCCTTGAACAATGTCAATTGTAGCGAATTATATTTACTTAGCATCTGCTCATTCGGGaatagaaattttgattaacaAGAACAAGGGACATTCACTATATATTAATATCTTCAATTAACGTAATAAAATTCAGTAGACACAGAGAGTGAGTGTTGCCCTGAAACTGTTTGACAAGTTGATAGCTTCTAGGAGTAGTAGTGGTTACATTACAAGAAAATCATTCCTTTTCTCCCTTCTCTAAAACTTATTACCGCATGCTTTTAGCTAACATATACGTAGAAACATCAATAAGTGTTGTTTGGCTTTCAAGGACATTTGGGTTTATTGCGGTGGGTTTTCATCTCAGTGTAACACTTGCCACACATTTCTCTGTTGCCAGATGTCCCTGGTGGAACGCATTTGCATCTGTCACAGCATGTGACGCATGCTCTCATGCATAGGTTAGTCCTTGAATGTAATCTGCACCTTTGTTCACATAAAGGAGTGCAATCTGCCAGCAACAAATGTCCAACTCATTGtcagaaatgaaaaaattaccCGAAGTTATGGGAAGCTTATATTAGCTTTTACTAAGGTAAGGGAAAAAGATTATTTTACCCTTTCTTGTCCTAACAGGTGGCAATGGTGGACTTGGTGGCTTGTAAGGGGGTGTAGGAGTTGGCGGTGCCTTGTAAGGAGGTGTAGGAGTTGGCGGTGCCTTGTAAGGAGGTGCTGGAGTTGTTGGTGGCTTGTATGGGGGTGAAGGAGTTGGGGGTTTATATGGGGGAGCGGGAGCCTTGGTTGGGGGTGCAGGAGTTGGGGGTTTATATGGGGGAGTAGGAGCCTCGACTGGGGGTGTGGGAGTTGGGGGTTTGTACGGGGGAGTAGGAGCCTTGACTGGAGGTGCAGGACTTGGGGGTTTGTACGGGGGAGTAGGAGCCTTGACTGGAGGTGCAGGACTTGGGGGTTTGTACGGGGGAGTAGGAGCCTTGACTGGAGGTGCAGGACTTGGGGGTTTGTACGGGGGAGTAGGAGCCTTGACTGGAGGTGCAGGACTTGGGGGTTTGTACGGGGGAGTAGGAGCCTTGACTGGGGGTGTAGGAGTTGGGGGTTTATATGGGGGAGTAGGAGCCTTGACTGGGGGTGTAGGAGTTGGGGGTTTGTATGGAGGAGTAGGAGCCTTGACTGGGGGTGCAGGACTTGGGGCTGTGTAAGGGGGTGCTGGAGTGGGAGTCTTAACTGGGGGTGCAGGGGTGGGTGCCTTCACTGGTACTGGAGCTGGTGCAGGAACTATAACATATTTAATCTGCAGAGTAATATGCTACAATTTCAGTAACCAATGAATGCTAAAGAACTCATCTAGTAAGTTCATTTTCGAAGCAGATAATTTCTTGTTTGCAAAACAGATAATAGCCAAGGTTACCACTAAAACACAAAGCCAGTATGTTCAGCACTAAGTGATGCACCAGGCAATATCCTTTCTCAATATGATCTTTTTCGTGCGTTAGATGCTATCCATTAGCAAAAGATTGGACAATGTACAACTGCAGGTGAACGCAAATGCAGCTTTCAAAATGCTATGAAGAGAAAGAACAGTGCTAGTGCGTTATCCACTGTCCAGTTAATTGAAACTAGCTTGACAATGTTCTTTGAAGAGGGAactgaataataataaagctCAAGAACAAACTCTTTGGGCAGTTCAGCTTATGAAACCAGAAAATTGTTCAAGAAAGCCATTAACCAAATAAAGACAAGAACCAGACTGTTTCAAATGGTTCAGCTGTGCCTCAGGTCTAATCTTATATTAGCTCAACTTTGAATTGACTTGGACCACCTCATTTAAGATTCTTGCTAActagacaagaaaataagCTGTAAACATTGTTTAAAAGATCACCTCAATCTTCTCTTCCTCCTCATTGGATGCAACCTACAAGAACAAAATATACATGCCTTTGAGTTAGATAACAtaaaaacctaaaaactttgtgATCGAGTGTAAAAAGCAAGGAGGTAGCCATACTCTTGTAGCAACAAGCAGAAGAGTGGCCAATAGAAACAGCAGAGCTTTGAAAGCCATGGTGAGAACAGGGGAAAGAAGAGTCAGAAAAGGTAGGAGAGCTTTGCTACTCACTACTCTTGATGTTTCACTCAAGAAACTGACTGGTGGTTTAAATAGAGGTGCAGTCGGTGATGAAAGATGTTATTTACTTGGTTCAATAAATGTGCATGCCAGCTTCACCAGATCACTGATGCATAAGTTAAGGCTTATTGCCCAAAAATTCTGACTCAAGGATAAACCCAATTGCCCCAGCCCCCCAGGACCCTGTCCGCCAAAGTGGCATACCTAATTACTTCATTAAAGTGTGTTTCATCAATAGTTTATTAACTGGCACACGAGGTCTGTCGTTTCGAGACTTGGGACAATGGCTCATGACCCACACTCCCATGACTTAAAATATGGAAACAAGTCTGACCATCCTGGTTTAGTAGGTttacttgctttaaaaaagataattgGAGTACCTTTGACTTCAAAATACTAGCACTTTGGATATGTGTACACAGCCCATGTTGTCACCAAAGTGAAAGATGAACATGTAAccttaataaattaatcaagTTGATTAGTAATTAAGTATACTCTTTGCATAGTAGTTTGGATTCAAAGTTTTAAATAATACTCAGATCAACGACAACAATTTAAAAACTTCAGAAACTTCTAGCATATAAAAAATGGAGGTGAATGTTTTGAACTTCTATCATACTATTGCTTCCCTTGCATGCTGTCGAAAATAGggaattgaggttaattacaCTTTGTATGTCTAGCAGGACAGGATAAGTGACTTTTTTGGTCTAAGGACACTTTATGAGCTGAAAAGCTTCAAAAGCGACTAATTGTAATTATTGTACCAGTGTATTGATTGATCAGGGATGCATTCTTTTACATGAATTGAAGCATGTGTTTTGCATTACAATCCAATTAAATAGTTGTTTACTGTCAAGATCAAACGTTTTGAACTGTTTCAATTGCCAAAGCTGCAAACCAGTCCAAGCTTGAAAGCCTGTCATTACAGCTGGCCTTAAGCCTTCCCTCCCTCAAGGCCaaatttaaaacttataaacGGTGCTTGCAAGTGggattatttgtttttctactTTACATGTGACATCACATGTCATGAAACAATGGCCAGAATGATCAGTTTGACAAGTTTCATCATATACGATATGACCTAGGAAGGTCAGTTCATGGAATCCCTCCcataaaaggaaagaaaaaaaacagaaaagaaacaaaaaagaaagaaaaggaaagataaactgtaaaattttcattagCATATTCCTCTTTGATCCAGTGGTTTCGGAGGGGGTTGGTGCAATTTGTTGAAATTCTAGAAATTGACATTTCcatgtttttttcttccttccttGTTATGGAGTAAACATTTGCTGCTGCATGGGATGAGACAATATATGTTCTTCTTTGGGATGGAGATGGCATCCAATGCTTATTTTCAGCGAGGCTGACCCTTTTAACTCTGAAGGGatcaaaaaaatatcattgaaACTTGTTGGGTCATGCGACAAAAATCTATCAAATCTTCATGGCTTAGGGCCCTTTTCTGAGAAGCTGCATGTGGATACTAAGTTGATGTCAAGTCAAAAAATGTAATGACAAACTTCTGAATGATTGGCTGCATAATTTTACTATTACTAAAGCAGTCAAGTGTATGTATTCCTTTGTGTGGGCTCAAAACACCTATGAAACTTGATGTGTGACCATTCTTATCTGCATTGGTAATGGCATCAGGGTAACTGGGTAAGGTAATAGGTATGATTCAGCCATGAAAATTTTACTTTCAAGTAATTGAATGGAATGGGAGTAAAGAGTTTGAAATCTGAAACTCAACAATAGTTACTACAAGTCATAAAACTCATACTAACAAATTTTAAGTTGCATCATATTTTCAATAAGATTTAGATTAAGTTATGAGTCAACTCATTTGAAGAGCAATTTTAATTCTACAATATTGGATTCCTGTAAGAGGTAATCATTTGGAGGCCATCAGTATCCTTCAAGTTGAAGCCGTAACTATCATACTTGTTTCTCTTTATCTGTTATGCAATGTATCAAAACAAGTCTTTGGAGGGTGGACTCCTCTCtgcaatgaaaaatatattatctgGAACAGTGGTATGGTATGTTCTCAAAGCATGCTTTGGCCCACTTATTAACAACCAACGAGACAAACAAGTACTGGAAACATCATTTTACATGCCTGTGGGCCAGATTGAGGTGGAATCTCTACCAGGTTCCAGGTTGTACGCAAACTAATTATCTTGATGTACCTGCATTTGGAGTATGAGCTGGTTCTTGGTCCCCAGTTAAACAGTTCAACAGCTTGGCCTTGATATTTTAAGATGTTTTCAGTGAGAAAGTTCTGATACAAATCTCAAGAAAAGGGAAACAAAATTAAGGAAGGATATGAGATTGAACTAATCTAACTTTGTAGCTTAGATTTAATGAATCctcatatgcactcccaccaaagaaaaaaaggaaaacaaaagagCTGGTCTTGCTTCAGGACAAAAGCCTTTTGAGTTAAAAGGCTTGAAATGGATGTCTTGCCAGTAAGTCATGGTTACACATGTGATTTCTTGAGGAGCAAAGCAAAGAAGTATAACTACCCCAGCATTTGTTACTACAGAATTGAAGAGGTTGATCTGATATTTTCACAAGGATTATTAAGAAGGAAACAAGGACAAAGGTAGAAGCTACAATGACAGCAGCACTGCAGCAGGCTCTTATTTTCAGAAGAATCCAGGGTCCATCATTCCTGGGCTAGTAGCTGCCAGCTACAGCTTTGCTGTGCTGCATTCTGGTTCTTGTCAAGACCTTCACTTTCTTCAGAGTAGGTCCAATTATTTTCcctgttttctcttttttattctctgtacaaaatgttttaaaaatagagtCAGTACAAGTGATTAGATCTGTCACTCTTCATATCTATCCACCGTCagcatttttaaattttaatgacCTTATTTAGTTTTGGCAATATCTGCTTCAAGCTGTTTTAGTTTGTATTTACAGTAATGTTGTTGTTTTGCAGAATCACACATTTCAGACATAGTCAAATCCTCAATAATAAAGAATTGCAAAGTCAATGTACTTCCTCTTGTTTGTTGTGTCAGAGGTGTTAATCCAGTTTCTAATGCAAGGTGGGTGGGTCCTGGTTGGTAAACAGTTACCTGATCAATGCCTGGAAGGTAAAATCGCAGCAAGACGTAAAAATCCAATGCCATATCCGCATGTTATTATCATCAAGTTGTCAACAAGGTTGTATCATGAATGTTGATGAATTCTATATTGTATTAATCTAATAAAACTAGTCTTACTGGTATCTGAAATCATGCTTCTGATATTTAGTACACACAAGAACACCAGCAACTTAAAATCTTTCGACCAAGGAAGTATGTGCACTTCACAGCTGCATATGACTCATTGAAGCCATTTATTGACACTGGGGAATTTAATGCAAAATCAAGTTCCTACGTGGCCTTAATTTTTTACATACATACAAACAtacatgaatatatatatatatatatatatatatatatgtatgtatgtatttgAAAAGATGTCTTTGAGTGATAAAGAGAGATTGCAGTGAACCGGGTAATGAGTTGGAGTGGGACATGGGCTGGAGCTTTCTTCCGGTGAGAAGGTGTGAAGCATGGGCAGAGGTCTTGCGTAGGGGGATGATTAGGATTTAGGGGCCTTCATTGCTCATGAGTTGGTTCTGAAGCCTTTCTAAACAGAATGCCTTGATTTAATTACTTGAGCTAGTCAATTGATAGAGTGAAAAAGAATCTTAGTTTCACTAAGTTCACTCATCTCAACACAATTATCTATCAATCGTGAGACTCACTTGATGGACGGTTGTGATAAGAGGATTAGTAATTATAACATCTCACTTTAATGAATGCCTTCGCAATCATGAATGAAGCATTAGGACCGCTTACACAATGTGTAGTATAATGAACATTTTGGCACTTCTAGAGAAAAGAGCATAGCTCCCTGGGCCATTGCTTGACGGATGAAAAGcagaaaagaaaccaaaaagagCTTTAGAACAGCTTTGTTAGTTGATTGGTAGAGAACCAAATCACAGAGGTCTATGCTTATTTCTTCTACCACATTAAACAGATATATCACAAGGGGTTTAAGCAAAGGTTTACAGATCATTTCGagtaaattttcaatttcaatctCTTTCCTCCAAACTGAGTTGTCCTATAGCAGTGCTGCATGTCCCCAAGAGGAGGCAAACATAAGAATAGAGTGTTCAAATAAAGGTTTGTTCCAACAGGTATCCACAGGGAAAAAATTTTCAGCTGTTGTGTAGAGGACTACCTTGACATTGAATTGTTCAGATAAGATCTTTTGGATTAAACGGCAAAATGGAAAAaggagaataaaaaaaaaaagagcagaCGACTTTAAAATacaatttcttctcttttgtgggttttaaaatctaaataaaaGATCTAGACAGGAATATCCTCTTCATCATCAAAACTCAAATTCAATGTTTGTAACTTGAAGCCTGCACCCTGGATGATCTCGACCAAACTGGAAGCCACTCCTGTTGCTTGAACTGTTGTCTGTTTTGTTAACtgaaaaagagaataaaagggGTCATTGCCTATGATGTAAATGCTTATAAAAGAATATGCAAAAAAACCCTGGAAACTAAGCTAGTAGTCCTTTTTGAGCTAAGGGTCTCATAGAAAATCTAATGATTGCATGAAAGGTTTCATGAAACAACCAGCAAGAAAGGAACATTCCATCACATATATCATAACAtgtcatttttgtttgtttgacCAAGATCTCAAGCTTTATGACACCACAGATCAGAGAAGGTACTCATGGGGAGTGAACTGAAATCTTAAATCAAGCATGAAGCAACAAGTAATAAATACTGACCTCAACAGTGCCAATACCCTCAAGGACTTGAACCTTCAAGTTGGAAATGCCTTCAGCTGCCTACAAGGAACGGATTCATTATCAAATTTCCTATGTCAAATTAGTTGTAACTAATTAAACAGACGTAGGGATTTGAAATCTAGCCAAGCAGGAAGCGATCCTCTGAGGGGTTGTGTGGAGACCATCACTCAACCTTCGAGGTATTGTCCACTTTGACCCAAAGGGTATCACGGTTATGTTCACAAAAGGTGCTTCACAAGTATAGGTTTAAGTTTCTGAATATGCCATAGTGGTTCCTCACAAATTCCCAGTATGGGATTGGAGGCATTACATTTTCCCTCTGTTAAGGCCTTGACACCACAAATCAAGTCCAACATATCACACACAGAACCAGGATCACATCAAGCATTAGGATTGTAGGGGTGGCTCCCACCACATGCGGACAATGTAGCATTTTGCCTTGTGTAACACTTAGCTCCCACACTTTTGGATTGTTACAGGTTGGGTGAACGACTAGCTTAAGCTCTAGGCTCTAGATATAGAATTAGCTGACACAATTAAGTTAGATTCCTTCCCTTCATTGTGGAAATAGAGGTGACTATCAATTTAAGGATAAATCTATCAAGCTGCCTATCACAAATGATCAATTGGTTAGCAGTTTAATGTTGCTATAATTTGCTTCTATATAGACCAAATTAACGTTTGAGTTCAGAGCTAATAGCAAAATATACTATACACTCTGATTTATACTTTTAGCAGGTCTAATCAGTTCAATCTCACAATAAGCTAAATGCAAAATATTCAACTCATTCCCCTCCCATCTTCCCATCAGTGCAACTTAATACATCTCTAGCATTCAAATTCACTAAGCTACTATAAAATAAGGGACCACTAAAGCTTGAAAGGTCTCAACAATTCTTTACAAAGAAGGAAGCGGCCATTTTGCATAACCATGCCATATATATTTAactgttttaagagaaaaggaggaagaagagaCAATACGCTAGGGGAAACCATGCCTCAATATCCACAATACCCGATAGTTAAATGGTAAAAAGTTTCTACCTCTAACGCCTTGGTCACTTTTGGAATTTCAACTTCATTCAATGTTCCATCTGCCTTCAAGCAATCAAGATTGATTATCAGTGACCTACCATACAGACATAAATTCAAGCAACACTAGTCAAAAGAAACCAATTCTTGCTCAATTTCAAAATCCAAATTCTATGCAGTTAGTAATAGAAGGACACACATGTTGAAGAGATAGTTTAAGTAACTAACAAGAATTATACTTCACAATTCAGAAACAAATACAAGTAGAGAAACGTTTAAGCagaactaataaaaaaaaactaattctTGCTGAAATTCAAAACCCAGACAATCTATACAGCAACCATTTGAGAAATGCAATAAGAATTCCACAATACTTAATCAACTTCTACTAAGAAGGTTTTTTATCTAAAGCTGCAAgatacatacatatatcagCTTAAGAAATCtttaaataacttttaaaataatgaaacTTCACAAAATTGAGTAACAAAATATCACCAAATCAGCACAACTTTATTACATCAGAAAAGGGTCTTCGGTAGTTACCACAAATAAAACAAGCCAGCTCCGAATTGCCAAAGTTCAGTTTCCCCAGACCAAAGCAACATAAAAC is drawn from Theobroma cacao cultivar B97-61/B2 chromosome 4, Criollo_cocoa_genome_V2, whole genome shotgun sequence and contains these coding sequences:
- the LOC18600703 gene encoding gibberellin-regulated protein 14, translated to MAFKALLFLLATLLLVATRVASNEEEEKIEIKYVIVPAPAPVPVKAPTPAPPVKTPTPAPPYTAPSPAPPVKAPTPPYKPPTPTPPVKAPTPPYKPPTPTPPVKAPTPPYKPPSPAPPVKAPTPPYKPPSPAPPVKAPTPPYKPPSPAPPVKAPTPPYKPPSPAPPVKAPTPPYKPPTPTPPVEAPTPPYKPPTPAPPTKAPAPPYKPPTPSPPYKPPTTPAPPYKAPPTPTPPYKAPPTPTPPYKPPSPPLPPVRTRKDCTPLCEQRCRLHSRTNLCMRACVTCCDRCKCVPPGTSGNREMCGKCYTEMKTHRNKPKCP